One Stenotrophomonas sp. SAU14A_NAIMI4_5 DNA segment encodes these proteins:
- a CDS encoding alpha-amylase family glycosyl hydrolase, with amino-acid sequence MRGVLAVAVSLALFAGQAVAAPRPDYVGTTEPFASDAVYFVVTDRFVNGDTSNDHRDQGGKHRTFDIPVPCPDKVDGNIGYLGGDFRGVLDNAQYIRNLGFGAVWITPIVDNPDEAFTGSKPISCTSTLTDRGKTGYHGYWGINFYKLDEHLPSKDLDFAGLNKGLHDAGLKVVLDIVGNHGSPAWTMPKRQPQFGQIFDKDGTLIADHENLPPQKLDPKHNPLHAFYNNIGPVDSKDGSIFDGNLAELSDFNQDNPAVMDYLVGAYLQWTAQGVDALRIDTIGWLPHPWWHEFVKRIRAAHPGMFMFGEAFDYNAASIAEHTWPANANVSVLDFPLRGALEQTFGTTGKGFETLAEPLHLTGGPYANPYELMSFYDNHDMPRLRASDTGFIDAHNWLFTARGIPVVYYGSETGFMRGRAEHAGNRAYFGQQRVDDAPQSPIFAPLQRIAKLREATPALQRGLQVNERLQGDEAVFFRVLQHGDVAQTALVLLNKGDAARSIEVDRYLQPGTWRDALGGGELKVKRSLKVEVPAHGVKVFVLDAPVQQPALQAELDKAVADQQARDQRLKR; translated from the coding sequence ATGCGTGGTGTGTTGGCTGTTGCTGTTTCCCTTGCCCTGTTTGCCGGTCAGGCCGTGGCCGCGCCGCGCCCGGACTATGTCGGCACCACCGAGCCGTTCGCCAGCGATGCGGTGTACTTCGTGGTCACCGACCGCTTCGTCAACGGTGATACCTCCAACGACCACCGCGACCAGGGCGGCAAGCACCGCACCTTCGATATCCCGGTGCCGTGCCCGGACAAGGTCGACGGCAACATCGGCTACCTCGGCGGCGACTTCCGTGGCGTGCTCGACAACGCGCAGTACATCCGCAACCTCGGCTTCGGCGCGGTCTGGATCACGCCCATCGTCGACAACCCGGACGAGGCGTTCACCGGCAGCAAGCCGATCAGCTGCACCAGCACGCTGACCGACCGCGGCAAGACCGGCTACCACGGCTACTGGGGCATCAACTTCTACAAGCTCGACGAACACCTGCCGAGCAAGGATCTGGATTTCGCCGGCCTCAACAAGGGCCTGCACGATGCCGGCCTGAAGGTGGTGCTGGATATCGTCGGCAACCATGGTTCGCCGGCATGGACCATGCCCAAGCGGCAGCCGCAGTTCGGCCAGATCTTCGACAAGGACGGCACGCTGATCGCCGACCACGAGAATCTGCCGCCGCAGAAGCTGGACCCGAAGCACAACCCGCTGCACGCGTTCTACAACAACATCGGCCCGGTCGACAGCAAGGACGGTTCGATCTTCGATGGCAACCTGGCCGAGCTGTCCGATTTCAACCAGGACAACCCGGCGGTGATGGACTACCTGGTTGGGGCCTACCTGCAGTGGACCGCGCAGGGCGTGGACGCGCTGCGCATCGACACCATCGGCTGGCTGCCGCATCCGTGGTGGCACGAGTTCGTCAAGCGCATCCGTGCCGCGCATCCGGGCATGTTCATGTTTGGCGAGGCGTTCGACTACAACGCGGCCAGCATCGCCGAACACACCTGGCCGGCCAATGCCAACGTCAGTGTGCTCGACTTCCCGCTGCGTGGCGCACTGGAGCAGACCTTCGGCACCACCGGCAAGGGCTTTGAAACCCTGGCCGAACCGCTGCACCTGACCGGTGGCCCGTACGCCAACCCGTACGAGCTGATGAGCTTCTACGACAACCACGACATGCCGCGACTGCGGGCCAGCGACACCGGCTTCATCGACGCGCACAACTGGCTGTTCACCGCGCGCGGCATCCCGGTGGTCTATTACGGTTCGGAAACCGGCTTCATGCGCGGCCGCGCCGAGCACGCCGGCAACCGCGCCTACTTCGGCCAGCAGCGCGTGGATGACGCACCGCAGAGTCCGATTTTCGCGCCGCTGCAGCGCATCGCCAAGCTGCGCGAGGCGACCCCGGCCCTGCAGCGCGGCCTGCAGGTGAACGAGCGCCTGCAGGGCGACGAAGCGGTGTTCTTCCGCGTGCTGCAGCACGGCGACGTGGCGCAGACCGCGCTGGTGCTGCTGAACAAGGGCGATGCCGCGCGCAGCATCGAGGTGGATCGCTACCTGCAGCCCGGCACCTGGCGCGACGCGCTGGGCGGCGGCGAGCTGAAGGTGAAGCGCTCGCTGAAGGTAGAGGTGCCGGCGCACGGCGTGAAGGTCTTCGTGCTGGATGCACCGGTGCAGCAGCCGGCCCTGCAGGCCGAGCTGGACAAGGCCGTGGCCGACCAGCAGGCGCGCGACCAGCGGTTGAAGCGGTAG
- a CDS encoding SseB family protein, whose protein sequence is MTDLAPQTPIETLLKAAMDGAVPIRAFMEAFVASEVVLLTGSLVTPDGSGFDPLLFDKQGTLHVAVFTDPARVGIHSQQAPHQIRWLMLDVLRRVPGGYGVVVNPGTTLGFEISASGVGEILKDFAQG, encoded by the coding sequence ATGACCGATCTTGCCCCGCAGACCCCGATCGAAACCCTGCTGAAGGCCGCCATGGATGGAGCCGTACCGATCCGCGCCTTCATGGAAGCCTTCGTGGCCTCCGAGGTGGTGCTGCTGACCGGCAGCCTGGTCACCCCCGATGGCAGCGGCTTCGACCCGCTGCTGTTCGACAAGCAGGGCACCCTGCACGTGGCGGTCTTCACCGATCCGGCGCGGGTGGGCATCCACAGCCAGCAGGCCCCGCACCAGATCCGCTGGCTGATGCTGGACGTGCTGCGTCGCGTTCCCGGTGGCTACGGCGTGGTGGTCAACCCCGGCACCACGCTGGGCTTCGAGATCTCCGCCAGCGGCGTGGGCGAGATCCTGAAGGATTTCGCGCAGGGCTGA
- a CDS encoding GNAT family N-acetyltransferase → MEFRIVSADAPERQQLAQWYHAEWGQHAGLSLEQELHRLNVTQDADGFPQLIGAFDDGQVVGAVQLKRREMQAFPQYEHWLGSVFVADSHRGRGLASGLVEQAVALALRMGICDLYLQTEALDGGLYARLGWKALQETDNHSLRVLVMVRRLST, encoded by the coding sequence ATGGAATTCAGGATCGTGTCCGCCGATGCACCGGAACGACAGCAATTGGCGCAGTGGTACCACGCCGAATGGGGTCAGCACGCCGGCTTGTCGCTGGAACAGGAACTGCATCGGCTGAACGTGACGCAGGATGCCGATGGTTTTCCGCAGTTGATCGGCGCTTTCGATGATGGTCAGGTCGTTGGCGCAGTGCAGCTGAAACGCCGGGAGATGCAGGCCTTCCCGCAGTACGAGCATTGGCTGGGAAGTGTGTTCGTAGCCGACAGCCATCGGGGCCGCGGACTGGCCAGCGGACTTGTCGAGCAGGCCGTGGCGCTTGCGCTGCGGATGGGCATCTGCGACCTGTACCTGCAGACCGAAGCTCTGGATGGTGGACTGTATGCGCGACTGGGCTGGAAAGCGCTGCAGGAGACCGACAATCACAGCTTACGGGTACTTGTGATGGTGCGTAGGCTGTCCACATGA
- a CDS encoding M1 family aminopeptidase, whose amino-acid sequence MILTFFRFELREQLRSPLLWLLAFLFAALAFAAASTEAVQIGGGTGNVYSNAPIVIARFMGIFTMVCMLVSTMFVSNALLRDFELGTAELIFASPIRRRDYLAGRILAAICASLVVYLVIALGIFLGPFMPWVDKARVGPVSLAAYAWTFTWIVLPNVVFTTALLSMLAAATRSILWVYIGLVGYFVLYGVSASLLKDIDNVWIATLTEPLGMRALGRAVRYWATEQSNTQLPPVAGYLLANRALWLGVAAALFAATFALFRSERTGSGRRRWGRRKIVANADAARPVQIVAPRVRPVFSAATGWHQFLRQVRFDTVGVLRSVPFIVLLVLGLANFIPGALHQNVMYGTPIWPVTSEMLTSLQGAYSWLLVIIVLFYSGELVWKERSVRLNEVSDAMPVPNWVPLLARFSTLVVIVACFQAIGAGVSMALQLTQGYTHLEPLLYLKALALGSVFYVLMGGLALVLQVLTNNKFFGYALLIVVMIAQVALGLLDFTQNLYNFGNWPNAPYSDMNGYGHFLPGQLVFQAYWALLLIALLFLASAFWVRGVGTGLRERVKLAMHRLRGPTGAGFAVSLVAFVALGSWLYWSTNIRNEFVSPDQQRDLQVRYERELSKYRNLPQPRIIAIDNRVDLRPETQTVTIDADWTIRNPHAVPINDIHISMGDDRELIKVDLGGQTLSYHDVDLGYRIYRLAAPLQPGEQRTVHFRVEQKPKGITAGQAPSNIVDNGTFFNSGLLPSFGYDENSELKDRNERRKRGLGEPIRMPKLEDDAARANNYVSNDADWLDFRTTICTAPDQVALAPGYLQKEATVDGRRCFSYAMDRPMLNFYAYLSARWQVKKGMYKDIPIEVYFDPAHPYNVDRMIEAVQKSLAYYEANFTPYQHRQVRIIEFPGYRSFAQSFANTIPYSESLGFIADLRDPDNVDYVFYVTAHEIAHQWWAHQVIGANVQGATMLSESLAQYSALMVMEQEYGRAHMRQFLKTELDRYLAERGSERIEELPLERVENQQYIHYRKGSLVFYRLREEMGEAALNRALKRFLQDKGYQQPPYTTSRELLGYLRAEAPADRQQLLTDLFEKITLYDNRLETASAKKRADGRYDVTLKLHAAKVHADGQGKETPATLDDWIEIGVFANAPSGKERDQKVLYLQRQHITEAAPTITVTVDGKPDEAGFDPYNKLIDRDSDDNRKKVSM is encoded by the coding sequence ATGATCCTGACCTTCTTCCGCTTCGAGCTGCGCGAGCAGCTGCGTTCGCCGCTGCTGTGGCTGCTGGCCTTCCTGTTCGCCGCGCTGGCCTTCGCCGCCGCTTCCACCGAAGCCGTGCAGATCGGCGGCGGCACCGGCAACGTGTACAGCAACGCGCCCATCGTCATCGCACGCTTCATGGGCATCTTCACCATGGTGTGCATGCTGGTGTCCACGATGTTCGTCAGCAATGCCCTGCTGCGTGACTTCGAGCTGGGCACCGCCGAACTGATCTTCGCCAGCCCGATCAGGCGCCGCGACTACCTGGCAGGGCGCATCCTCGCCGCGATCTGCGCCAGCCTGGTGGTCTACCTGGTCATCGCACTGGGCATCTTTCTGGGGCCGTTCATGCCGTGGGTGGACAAGGCCCGGGTGGGCCCGGTGTCGCTGGCTGCGTATGCCTGGACGTTCACCTGGATCGTCCTGCCCAACGTGGTGTTCACCACCGCCCTGCTCTCGATGCTGGCGGCGGCGACCCGCTCGATCCTGTGGGTCTACATCGGCCTGGTCGGCTACTTCGTGCTGTACGGAGTAAGCGCCTCGCTGCTGAAGGACATCGACAACGTCTGGATCGCCACGCTGACCGAGCCGCTGGGCATGCGTGCGCTGGGCCGTGCCGTGCGCTACTGGGCCACCGAGCAGAGCAACACGCAGCTGCCACCGGTGGCCGGTTACCTGCTGGCCAACCGCGCCCTGTGGCTGGGTGTGGCCGCAGCGCTGTTCGCCGCCACCTTCGCCCTGTTCCGTAGCGAGCGCACCGGTAGCGGGCGCCGCCGCTGGGGCCGCCGCAAGATCGTGGCCAACGCTGATGCCGCGCGACCGGTGCAGATCGTCGCGCCGCGTGTGCGCCCGGTGTTCAGTGCCGCCACCGGCTGGCACCAGTTCCTGCGGCAGGTGCGCTTCGATACCGTGGGCGTGCTGCGCAGCGTGCCGTTCATCGTGCTGCTGGTGCTGGGCCTGGCCAACTTCATTCCCGGCGCGCTGCACCAGAACGTGATGTACGGCACGCCCATCTGGCCGGTGACCAGTGAAATGCTAACGTCACTGCAGGGCGCCTACAGCTGGCTGCTGGTGATCATCGTGCTGTTCTATTCCGGCGAGCTGGTCTGGAAGGAGCGCTCGGTGCGCCTGAACGAAGTGAGCGACGCCATGCCGGTGCCCAACTGGGTGCCGCTGCTGGCCCGCTTCAGCACGCTGGTGGTCATCGTCGCCTGCTTCCAGGCCATCGGCGCGGGGGTGTCGATGGCGCTGCAGCTGACCCAGGGCTACACCCACCTGGAGCCGCTGCTGTACCTGAAGGCGCTGGCGCTGGGTTCGGTGTTCTATGTCCTGATGGGTGGGCTGGCACTGGTCCTGCAGGTGCTGACCAACAACAAGTTCTTCGGCTATGCGCTGCTGATCGTGGTGATGATCGCCCAGGTCGCACTGGGGCTGCTGGACTTCACCCAGAACCTGTACAACTTCGGCAACTGGCCCAACGCCCCGTACTCGGACATGAATGGCTACGGCCACTTCCTGCCGGGCCAGCTGGTGTTCCAGGCTTACTGGGCCCTGTTGCTGATCGCGCTGCTGTTCCTGGCCTCCGCGTTCTGGGTGCGCGGCGTCGGCACCGGTCTGCGTGAGCGGGTGAAGCTGGCCATGCACCGCCTGCGCGGTCCGACCGGCGCGGGGTTCGCTGTATCGCTGGTCGCCTTTGTTGCCCTGGGCAGCTGGCTGTACTGGAGCACCAACATCCGCAACGAGTTCGTGTCGCCGGACCAGCAGCGTGACCTGCAGGTGCGCTACGAGCGCGAGCTGTCCAAGTACCGCAACCTGCCGCAGCCGCGCATCATCGCCATCGACAACCGCGTGGACCTGCGTCCGGAAACGCAGACGGTGACCATCGATGCCGACTGGACGATCCGCAATCCGCACGCGGTGCCGATCAACGACATCCACATCTCGATGGGCGACGACCGTGAGCTGATCAAGGTCGACCTTGGCGGGCAGACCCTGAGCTACCACGACGTGGACCTGGGCTACCGCATCTACCGCCTGGCCGCGCCGCTGCAGCCCGGCGAACAGCGCACGGTACATTTCCGCGTCGAGCAGAAGCCAAAGGGCATCACCGCTGGCCAGGCGCCCAGCAACATCGTGGACAACGGCACGTTCTTCAACAGCGGCTTGCTGCCCTCCTTCGGCTACGACGAGAACAGCGAGCTGAAGGATCGCAACGAGCGGCGCAAGCGCGGGCTGGGTGAGCCGATCCGCATGCCGAAGCTGGAGGATGACGCCGCGCGCGCCAACAACTACGTGTCCAACGACGCCGACTGGCTGGATTTCCGCACCACCATCTGCACCGCACCAGACCAGGTGGCGCTGGCACCGGGCTACCTGCAGAAGGAAGCCACCGTGGATGGGCGGCGCTGCTTCAGCTACGCCATGGACCGGCCGATGCTGAACTTCTACGCCTACCTGTCCGCACGCTGGCAGGTGAAGAAAGGCATGTACAAGGACATCCCGATCGAGGTGTACTTCGACCCGGCCCACCCCTACAACGTGGATCGGATGATCGAGGCCGTGCAGAAGTCGCTGGCCTACTACGAGGCGAACTTCACCCCGTACCAGCATCGCCAGGTGCGCATCATCGAGTTCCCGGGCTACCGCAGCTTCGCCCAGTCCTTCGCCAACACCATTCCCTACTCCGAGTCGCTCGGCTTCATCGCCGACCTGCGCGACCCGGACAACGTGGACTACGTGTTCTACGTCACCGCGCATGAGATCGCCCACCAGTGGTGGGCACACCAGGTGATCGGCGCCAACGTGCAGGGTGCCACCATGCTGTCCGAATCACTGGCGCAGTACTCGGCATTGATGGTGATGGAACAGGAGTACGGCCGCGCGCACATGCGCCAGTTCCTGAAGACCGAACTGGACCGGTACCTGGCCGAGCGTGGCAGCGAACGCATCGAGGAGCTGCCGCTGGAGCGGGTGGAGAACCAGCAGTACATCCACTACCGCAAGGGTTCGCTGGTGTTCTACCGCCTGCGCGAGGAGATGGGCGAAGCCGCCCTGAACCGCGCACTGAAGCGCTTCCTGCAGGACAAGGGCTACCAGCAGCCGCCGTACACCACCTCGCGCGAACTGCTGGGCTACCTGCGTGCCGAAGCACCGGCCGACCGCCAGCAGTTGCTGACCGATCTGTTCGAGAAGATCACCCTCTATGACAACCGGCTGGAGACGGCTAGCGCAAAGAAGCGTGCGGATGGCCGCTACGACGTCACCCTGAAGCTGCACGCCGCCAAGGTGCATGCCGATGGCCAGGGCAAGGAAACCCCGGCCACGCTGGACGACTGGATCGAGATCGGCGTGTTCGCCAATGCGCCTTCCGGCAAGGAACGCGACCAGAAGGTGCTGTACCTGCAGCGCCAGCACATCACCGAGGCCGCTCCGACGATCACCGTGACCGTGGACGGCAAGCCGGATGAGGCCGGGTTCGATCCGTACAACAAGCTGATCGACCGCGACAGCGACGACAACCGGAAGAAGGTGTCGATGTGA
- a CDS encoding ABC transporter ATP-binding protein, translating into MLQIDSLSKTYANGVHALNAVTLDIPRGMFGLLGPNGAGKSSLMRTLSTLQEADSGTAVLSIPGEAPIDVLRDKDAVRRRLGYLPQDFGVYPKVSALDLLEHLAVLKGLTQRAQRREVVDGLLQQVNLWDARKRKLGTYSGGMRQRFGIAQALLGDPRLVIVDEPTAGLDPEERNRFLNLLAAIGENVAVILSTHIVEDVTDLCPSMAIMNKGQVLLTGRPTDAIEALANQVWRKQVDPSELADHEARYVVLSTRLVGGRPVIHIHSASDPGDGFRAVAPDLEDVYFQRLRLQARARAA; encoded by the coding sequence ATGCTGCAGATCGACTCGCTGTCCAAGACCTACGCCAACGGCGTCCACGCGTTGAACGCGGTCACCCTGGACATCCCGCGCGGCATGTTCGGCCTGCTCGGCCCCAACGGTGCCGGCAAATCCTCGCTGATGCGTACCCTGTCCACGCTGCAGGAAGCCGACAGCGGCACTGCCGTGCTGAGCATTCCCGGCGAGGCGCCGATCGACGTGCTGCGCGACAAGGACGCCGTGCGCCGCCGCTTGGGTTACCTGCCGCAGGATTTCGGCGTCTATCCCAAGGTCAGCGCGCTCGACCTGCTGGAACACCTCGCCGTGCTCAAGGGCCTGACCCAGCGCGCGCAGCGCCGCGAAGTGGTGGACGGCCTGCTGCAGCAGGTGAACCTGTGGGACGCGCGCAAGCGCAAGCTGGGCACCTACTCCGGCGGCATGCGCCAGCGCTTCGGCATCGCCCAGGCCCTGCTCGGCGACCCGCGCCTGGTCATCGTCGATGAACCCACCGCCGGCCTCGACCCGGAGGAACGCAACCGCTTCCTCAACTTGCTGGCCGCCATCGGCGAGAACGTGGCGGTGATCCTCTCCACCCACATCGTGGAGGACGTGACCGACCTGTGCCCGAGCATGGCCATCATGAACAAGGGCCAGGTGCTGCTGACCGGCCGCCCCACCGATGCCATCGAAGCGCTGGCAAACCAGGTCTGGCGCAAGCAGGTCGATCCGTCCGAGCTGGCCGACCACGAGGCGCGCTACGTGGTGCTCTCCACGCGTCTGGTCGGTGGCCGCCCGGTCATCCACATCCACAGTGCCAGCGATCCCGGCGATGGCTTCCGCGCCGTGGCCCCCGATCTCGAGGACGTCTACTTCCAGCGCCTGCGCCTGCAGGCGCGTGCCCGCGCGGCCTGA
- a CDS encoding LacI family DNA-binding transcriptional regulator — MTIKGKATSLDIAHLAGVSQPTVSRALRGSPMVNAETRERILRIARELNYKVDKNASSLRLRNAGTLALLFFEDPTNDDSLINPFFHSMLGSITRACALHGQDLLVSFQQLSTDWQADYEDSNKADGIILLGYGDYHQSRDRLQRLVEQGTHFVRWGAALPGQPGVSIGSDNFQGGHDITAHLLQQGCRRIAFLGHASSHYPEFEERYRGHVEALRTHGLAADPALQHDAITTEASGQEACQALLARGERIDAICAASDLIAIGAMRALREAGLRVPQDVAVTGFDDIPLAASVSPALTTVQQDTKQAGQLLVEKLLALIGRQPVESLSIPVKLVVRESSQRM; from the coding sequence ATGACCATCAAAGGCAAAGCCACGTCCCTGGATATCGCCCACCTGGCCGGGGTTTCCCAGCCCACGGTGTCGCGTGCCCTGCGCGGCAGCCCGATGGTCAACGCCGAAACCCGCGAGCGCATCCTGCGCATCGCCCGCGAGCTGAACTACAAGGTCGACAAGAACGCCTCCAGCCTGCGCCTGCGCAATGCCGGCACGCTGGCCCTGCTGTTCTTCGAAGACCCGACCAATGATGACTCGCTGATCAACCCTTTCTTCCACTCGATGCTGGGCTCGATCACCCGCGCCTGCGCGCTACATGGGCAGGACCTGCTGGTGTCCTTCCAGCAGCTGTCCACCGACTGGCAGGCCGACTACGAGGACAGCAACAAGGCCGACGGCATCATCCTGCTCGGCTACGGCGACTACCACCAGTCACGCGACCGCCTGCAGCGGCTGGTCGAACAGGGCACGCATTTCGTGCGCTGGGGCGCGGCCCTGCCCGGCCAGCCGGGTGTGTCGATCGGCAGCGACAACTTCCAGGGTGGGCATGACATCACCGCCCATCTGCTGCAGCAGGGCTGCCGTCGCATCGCCTTCCTCGGCCATGCGTCCAGCCATTACCCGGAATTCGAGGAGCGCTACCGCGGCCACGTCGAGGCGCTGCGCACCCACGGCCTCGCCGCCGACCCGGCGCTGCAGCACGATGCCATCACCACCGAGGCCTCCGGGCAGGAAGCCTGCCAGGCGTTGCTGGCACGCGGTGAACGCATCGATGCGATCTGCGCCGCCAGCGACCTGATCGCCATCGGCGCGATGCGTGCGCTGCGCGAGGCGGGCCTGCGCGTGCCGCAGGACGTGGCCGTGACCGGCTTCGACGATATTCCGCTTGCCGCCTCGGTGTCGCCGGCACTGACCACCGTGCAGCAGGACACCAAGCAGGCGGGCCAGCTGCTGGTGGAGAAACTGCTGGCGCTGATCGGCCGCCAGCCGGTGGAGAGCCTGAGCATTCCGGTGAAGCTGGTGGTGCGCGAGTCGTCGCAGCGGATGTAG
- the ssb gene encoding single-stranded DNA-binding protein, with product MARGINKVILVGNLGNDPDVKYTQGGMAITRISLATTSVRKDKDGNQQERTEWHRVVFFGKLGEIAGEYLRKGSSVYVEGSLRYDKYTGQDGVEKYSTDIIADEMQMLGGRGEGGGGGGGGGGGGGNFGGDRPQRQQAPRQEYGGGGGGQRGGQGGGYGNQGGGNQGGGYGNQGGNQGGGYGNQGGNQRPQPQQAPPMDDFADDDIPF from the coding sequence ATGGCGCGTGGCATCAACAAAGTCATCCTGGTCGGCAACCTCGGCAACGACCCGGACGTGAAGTACACCCAGGGCGGCATGGCGATCACCCGCATCAGCCTGGCCACCACCAGCGTCCGCAAGGACAAGGACGGCAACCAGCAGGAACGCACCGAATGGCACCGCGTGGTGTTCTTCGGCAAGCTCGGCGAAATCGCCGGCGAATACCTGCGCAAGGGCAGCTCGGTCTACGTCGAAGGCAGCCTGCGCTACGACAAGTACACCGGCCAGGATGGCGTAGAGAAGTACTCCACCGACATCATCGCCGACGAAATGCAGATGCTGGGCGGCCGCGGTGAAGGCGGCGGCGGTGGCGGCGGTGGTGGCGGCGGTGGTGGCAACTTCGGCGGCGACCGTCCGCAGCGCCAGCAGGCCCCGCGCCAGGAGTACGGCGGCGGTGGCGGTGGCCAGCGTGGCGGCCAGGGCGGTGGTTACGGCAACCAGGGCGGTGGCAACCAGGGTGGCGGCTACGGCAACCAGGGCGGCAACCAGGGTGGCGGCTATGGCAACCAGGGCGGCAACCAGCGCCCGCAGCCGCAGCAGGCCCCGCCGATGGACGACTTCGCAGACGACGATATTCCGTTCTGA
- a CDS encoding TIM barrel protein, producing MSIHSIEPAPAPGLTRRDALRMAVAGSLGLAAAGVLPSVASAAPLKGRLKHSVARWTFPQLSVAQLCQTVKGLGFAAIDLVGPEDWPTLKAHGVDSSMCNGAELGLTKGFAGREFHDELVARYTQHIDRVAHAGYRNLICFSGNRNGMDPMQGMANAEAGLKRILGHAEKRGVVLVMELLNSRVDHRDYLCDHSAWGVELCKRLGSDNFGLLYDIYHMQIMEGDIIATIGRDHAYFKHYHTAGVPGRHEIGDQQELNYPAICRAIRDTGFDGYLAQEFMPAAPDPVGSLREAIRLCDV from the coding sequence ATGTCGATCCATTCCATCGAACCGGCGCCTGCGCCGGGGCTCACGCGGCGCGATGCGCTGCGCATGGCCGTCGCCGGCAGCCTGGGCCTGGCGGCTGCAGGCGTCCTGCCCTCTGTCGCATCTGCCGCTCCGCTCAAGGGTCGGCTGAAGCACTCCGTCGCCCGCTGGACCTTCCCGCAGTTGTCGGTCGCCCAGCTCTGCCAGACCGTGAAGGGCCTCGGCTTTGCCGCCATCGACCTGGTCGGCCCGGAGGACTGGCCCACCTTGAAGGCCCATGGCGTGGACAGCTCGATGTGCAACGGCGCCGAGCTGGGCCTGACCAAGGGTTTCGCCGGCCGCGAATTCCACGATGAGCTGGTGGCGCGCTACACCCAGCACATCGACCGGGTCGCTCATGCCGGCTATCGCAACCTCATCTGCTTCTCCGGCAACCGCAACGGCATGGACCCCATGCAGGGCATGGCCAACGCCGAGGCTGGGCTCAAGCGCATCCTCGGCCACGCCGAGAAACGCGGCGTCGTACTGGTGATGGAACTGCTGAACTCCCGGGTCGACCATCGCGACTATCTGTGCGACCACTCGGCCTGGGGCGTGGAGCTGTGCAAGCGGCTCGGCTCGGACAACTTCGGCCTGCTCTACGACATCTACCACATGCAGATCATGGAGGGCGACATCATCGCCACCATCGGTCGGGACCATGCGTATTTCAAGCATTACCACACCGCGGGCGTGCCTGGCCGGCACGAGATCGGTGACCAGCAGGAACTGAACTATCCGGCCATCTGTCGCGCGATCCGCGACACCGGTTTTGATGGGTATCTGGCGCAGGAGTTCATGCCTGCAGCGCCCGATCCCGTTGGCTCATTGCGCGAGGCGATCCGTCTCTGCGACGTCTGA